In Rana temporaria chromosome 3, aRanTem1.1, whole genome shotgun sequence, a single window of DNA contains:
- the LOC120932382 gene encoding securin-like: MATVIFIDQENGGVASTILSKDRLKSTIPGKTLLKSHPGKVFDSSGTVVKPRKALGDVNKQVVNTAVPQKKGALGVKNSAPVTKQASEACIKPSKRNYPEIEKCVPYDPADFETSDVPEEHKLSHFYLGGSPLFVHEKEAANFDALTQEPAPMDVPVFSWESDISSTLPSFLATFDIALDLPQISEACIKPSYPEIEKCLPYHPEEFETFDVPEECRLSHLYLAGVPLVYENGFALSTKEPIPMDIPIFSWESDISSTCPSFLATLDEVTLHMPKMENC, from the exons ATGGCAACTGTGATTTTCATTGACCAAGAGAATGGAGGTGTTGCTTCTACTATCCTGTCCAAGGATCGCCTAAAATCTACAATCCCTG gaaaaacccTTTTGAAAAGTCATCCTGGGAAAGTGTTTGACAGCTCTGGAACTGTGGTGAAGCCAAGAAAAGCTCTGGGAGATGTCAACAAGCAGGTTGTCAACACGGCAGTTCCACAGAAGAAGGGAGCACTTGGAGTGAAGAATTCTGCACCAGTTACTAAGCAG GCTTCTGAAGCATGCATCAAGCCTAGCAAACGTAACTACCCTGAGATTGAAAAGTGTGTTCCTTATGATCCTGCAG ATTTTGAAACCTCTGATGTCCCAGAAGAGCACAAACTGAGCCATTTCTACCTTGGTGGATCCCCCCTGTTTGTGCATGAAAAGGAAGCGGCAAACTTTGATGCCTTGACCCAGGAGCCAGCACCAATGGATGTTCCAGTCTTTAGCTGGGAGTCAG ATATTTCAAGCACACTACCATCTTTCCTGGCAACCTTTGATATCGCACTGGATTTACCTCAG atttctgaagcctGTATCAAGCCAAGCTACCCTGAGATTGAGAAGTGTCTGCCTTACCATCCTGAAG AGTTTGAAACATTTGATGTTCCTGAAGAGTGCAGACTGAGCCATCTCTACCTTGCTGGAGTTCCCCTTGTGTATGAAAATGGGTTTGCATTATCGACCAAGGAGCCAATTCCAATGGATATTCCAATCTTTAGCTGGGAATCAG atataTCAAGTACATGCCCATCCTTCCTGGCAACTctagatgaggtcacacttcatATGCCCAAGATGGAGAACTGTTAG